ATCGATTCAGATAACTCATGACCATATAAAGCCAGCCCTGCTTCAAGTCTTAAGGTATCTCTGGCGCCTAAACCACAGGGAATCAGCCCATATTCACTCCCACGATCTAGTAATAATTCAAATAATTCGGTGGTTTTGTCCCACGGTACATACAACTCAAAGCCATCTTCACCTGTATAACCCGTACGTGAAATTAAAATCGAATCAAGTGAACCAACGTTTTGCTCACTTAAAAAGTGAAAGGATTTCAATTCAGCAACATCAAAATCAACTAGTGATTGTAAAATGGCTGTTGCATTTTTACCTTGTAAAGCTAATTGTCCAATTTGATCTGAAATATTATTAATTTCAACATCAGCATCCGCTTGATGACTAACGAGCCAATTATAGATTTTATCTGCATTAGATGCATTGGGGGTAACTAAAAAATTATCGTCTGCTAATTTATAAATTAGCAAATCATCTAGCACAAATCCATCCTCATTTAAGACAAAATTGTATTGCGCTTGATTGATAGTTAACCGAGTCAAATTATTAGTCACCAGACTATTTAACCAATTTAGTGCATCAGGTCCTTTGACAATTATTTCTCCCATATGGGACGTTTCGAATAGTCCCGCCTGGTTTCTAACGGCTAAATGTTCATCTTGGATTTTGCTGAATTGAATGGGGAGAGCCCATTGGCTAAAATCAACTAATTTGATGCCATTCTTGACGTAATAATCATAGAGTGGGGTGTGTTTCAAATCTTCTGACATTTATTTCCTCCTTTAAATTTTGCTTACTTATTAATTCTAACATGTAAGCGTTTTGAATGCATTTAGTTTTTTGATTATTAATTCCAAACTTGCAATTGTTGCATAATTAAACCAGCAGTTTCTTCAATACTTCTTTCAGAAACATTAATGACATAACAACCTAACTCCGCATAAATTTGATTAGCATACTCCAATTCTACGTTCACACGATCCATTGAGGAATAACGGGATTGACTCACCCCATAAGATTCCATTCGTATTTCACGGTGTCGATTGATAACCGTAGCATCATTGGTTAA
This window of the Fundicoccus culcitae genome carries:
- the gcvT gene encoding glycine cleavage system aminomethyltransferase GcvT, whose protein sequence is MSEDLKHTPLYDYYVKNGIKLVDFSQWALPIQFSKIQDEHLAVRNQAGLFETSHMGEIIVKGPDALNWLNSLVTNNLTRLTINQAQYNFVLNEDGFVLDDLLIYKLADDNFLVTPNASNADKIYNWLVSHQADADVEINNISDQIGQLALQGKNATAILQSLVDFDVAELKSFHFLSEQNVGSLDSILISRTGYTGEDGFELYVPWDKTTELFELLLDRGSEYGLIPCGLGARDTLRLEAGLALYGHELSESINPLEADLNFAIKLKKTGGFIGRDALLRYKEAGIKRQLVGFELLSRGLARENILIQDNEGNEIGYVTSGTMVPTQEHAIGMAYIDVDSLDLETIQLVIRNKTVAAKIANKNHL